Proteins from one Panicum virgatum strain AP13 chromosome 7K, P.virgatum_v5, whole genome shotgun sequence genomic window:
- the LOC120641614 gene encoding uncharacterized protein LOC120641614, which yields MRRRERRRGRVVSSDRRDRRRGRAVSSGRRHRRQWQIDESVVTGGESVGSSAARPGAGLASLRIERSCVFGLGASSYARQVFDDIPHFHGAGERDLKFYRWHYRALLVRALLWIYIQLPKSVREYSWIMEQV from the exons ATGAGGCGGAGAGAGCGGCGACGAGGCCGGGTTGTCTCGTCGGATCGGAGAGATCGGCGACGAGGTCGGGCCGTCTCGTCGGGGCGGAGACATCGGCGACAGTGGCAAATTGACGAATCGGTAGTGACCGGCGGCGAATCAGTGGGTTCTTCGGCGGCAAGACCTGGTGCTGGCCTTGCTTCCCTTCGCATCGAG CGCTCTTGTGTCTTTGGTTTGGGAGCTAGCAGCTATGCTCGCCAGGTGTTTGACGACATTCCACATTTCCATGGGGCAGGAGAAAG GGATCTCAAGTTTTACCGTTGGCACTACAGAGCTTTATTAGTGAG GGCTTTGCTGTGGATATACATCCAG CTGCCAAAATCGGTGAGGGAATATAGTTGGATCATGGAACAGGTCTAG